The following proteins are co-located in the Maridesulfovibrio sp. genome:
- a CDS encoding ABC transporter substrate-binding protein, whose protein sequence is MKRSLLFLALVAILTLGLAGCSAEKKEEAPAKKETTEAAPAAAAGKTLKLAMDADPVSLDPHVQLSGGMLQYSHMVFDPLVRWAKDGSFEPRLAESWERIDDKTMRFHLRKGVKFHSGNPFTAEDVVWTIERLKKSADFKGLFEPFSPAKVVDANTVDIITKEPYGLLLNMATYIFPMDKQFYSGNDESGQPKDAIVKTGPSFANVNESGTGKYTVAEREQGVRVVFKAFPEYWDKAGNVDTIILTPIKNDATRVAALLSGDVDFIMPVPPQDLKRVESTEGLQLVTMSGSRIITFQLNQKRQKPFQNPKVRQAIVYATDNTGIVEKVMKGFATVASQQGPEGFAGYNAELKPRYDLEKAKQLMKEAGYENGFECTMIAPNNRYVNDEKIAEAFVSMLGKIGIKVNLKTMPKAQYWDQFDAQVADIQMIGWHSDTEDSANYTEFLLMCPNKETGYGQYNSGNYCNPEVDSLIMQSQTETDLAKRSAMLQKVEKILYDEAAFVPLHWQNLSWASKDGMNTEEIVNVQNFPYFGDLVIK, encoded by the coding sequence ATGAAACGTTCATTACTGTTTCTTGCGCTAGTTGCTATTCTGACTCTCGGTCTCGCCGGATGCAGCGCAGAAAAAAAAGAAGAGGCCCCTGCCAAAAAGGAAACCACTGAAGCAGCTCCCGCTGCCGCAGCCGGTAAAACCCTGAAGCTGGCCATGGATGCCGACCCTGTCTCCCTTGACCCTCATGTACAGCTTTCCGGTGGTATGCTTCAGTACTCCCACATGGTTTTTGATCCCCTCGTACGCTGGGCTAAAGACGGTTCTTTCGAACCCCGTCTTGCTGAGTCCTGGGAACGTATTGATGACAAAACCATGCGCTTTCACCTGCGTAAAGGTGTAAAATTTCACTCCGGCAACCCCTTCACCGCTGAAGACGTTGTCTGGACCATTGAGCGCCTCAAAAAGAGCGCGGACTTTAAAGGCCTGTTCGAGCCTTTCTCTCCCGCAAAGGTTGTTGATGCCAACACCGTTGATATCATCACCAAAGAGCCCTACGGTCTGCTCCTGAACATGGCTACTTACATTTTCCCCATGGACAAGCAGTTCTACTCCGGCAATGACGAGTCCGGCCAGCCCAAAGACGCTATTGTCAAAACCGGACCCTCCTTTGCCAACGTAAACGAATCCGGTACCGGTAAATACACTGTTGCCGAACGTGAACAGGGCGTACGCGTTGTCTTCAAGGCTTTCCCCGAATACTGGGACAAAGCAGGTAACGTAGACACCATCATCCTGACCCCCATTAAAAACGACGCTACCCGCGTAGCAGCACTGCTTTCCGGCGATGTTGATTTCATCATGCCCGTTCCCCCGCAGGATCTGAAGCGCGTTGAATCCACTGAAGGTCTGCAGCTGGTTACCATGTCCGGTTCCCGCATCATCACCTTCCAGCTGAACCAGAAACGCCAGAAGCCTTTCCAGAACCCCAAAGTTCGTCAGGCTATCGTATATGCTACCGATAACACCGGTATCGTAGAAAAAGTAATGAAAGGCTTCGCTACTGTTGCCAGCCAGCAGGGTCCTGAAGGCTTTGCCGGTTACAATGCAGAACTCAAGCCTCGCTATGACCTTGAGAAAGCAAAGCAGCTCATGAAAGAAGCCGGTTACGAAAATGGTTTTGAGTGCACCATGATCGCACCTAACAACCGTTACGTTAACGACGAAAAAATCGCTGAAGCATTTGTTTCCATGCTCGGCAAAATCGGCATCAAGGTTAACCTGAAAACCATGCCTAAAGCTCAGTACTGGGATCAGTTCGACGCACAGGTTGCCGACATTCAGATGATCGGCTGGCACTCTGACACCGAAGACTCCGCTAACTACACTGAGTTCCTGCTCATGTGCCCCAACAAGGAAACCGGTTACGGCCAGTACAACAGCGGTAACTACTGCAACCCTGAAGTAGATTCCCTGATTATGCAGTCCCAGACCGAAACCGACCTTGCCAAACGTAGTGCAATGCTCCAGAAAGTGGAAAAAATCCTCTACGACGAAGCAGCATTCGTACCCCTTCACTGGCAGAACCTGTCCTGGGCTTCCAAGGACGGTATGAACACCGAAGAAATCGTAAACGTACAGAACTTCCCCTACTTCGGCGACCTCGTCATCAAGTAA
- a CDS encoding UvrD-helicase domain-containing protein, which produces MERFIADLHIHSRFSRATSKALNPRLLAAWARVKGIDVIGTGDFTHPEWVAEIEEQLVEDGSGLLSLREPQGLENSIDWVDGPFAGQTRFMLQTEISSIYKKYGKTRKVHNLVYMPDLESVKKFNAKLDTIGNLKSDGRPILGLDSKDLLEIVLETHDKAFLIPAHIWTPWFSLFGSKSGFDTVEECYGDLASEIFAMETGLSSDPEMNWFISALDKYRMVSNSDAHSGENLGREANIFSGNMSYEGIYRALRGEGLGHKFMGTIEFFPEEGKYHMDGHRKCGIMLDPHESKMRGGICPVCGKPLTMGVYSRVMELADREEAQQPKGQPGFDSLVPLKEIISEIVGTGPKTKKVLGVYAPLIKEFGSEFFILQQVPVEDLRRHNVHLAEGIRRMREGQVIRNPGFDGQYGTISVFSAQERDEIINGVKLVVVRKPKGDLDTPKPEAEVRRTSDPEQESGVVRFNEAQKKAVEAGPDPVLVIAGPGTGKTQTLMGRIKHLLERGTRARRILSLTFTRKAAEEMNDRMRNMLGDDEVLPRADTLHALALEYWASAFDHDPIILNEETARRVFGRANPELSGAKLKSAWDSINLSRETLKPLSEKSAEILANYTRQKDQYNLVDYTDLLEFWLSELKSDKYVRTFTHVLVDEVQDLSPLQLAIVQRLAGDDGEGLFAIGDPDQSIYGFRGAAGNVANRFRAFWENLILITLEDNYRSAQGVLDASASVLDNPPQLKAHRNYEADIHLFSAPDSGREASWIGERIKLLIGATSHSLVDAGEQGTLSPGDIAILVRFKGLIGPIEAMLKRQGIPCSVPETESFWHDPRVEVLLAAARRMLGFAEDADDEVPEVPEKVIARGPLGLSAYLSDMPPFDQLFWESKPFRDMVKGYKEHGGWSGLLNWIHMQNDLDQVRNKAEKVRIMSMHAAKGLEFEAVFLAGLDDGIVPFAGPDILTGKISGESPLVQENTEEERRLLYVGMTRAKKNLYMSHAGKRPLYGRTLMLPVSRFLKNLPESVKKSAMVARKVQKEKKISLLDM; this is translated from the coding sequence ATGGAAAGATTTATAGCCGACCTGCATATCCACTCCAGATTTTCACGCGCCACCAGTAAAGCCTTGAATCCGCGCCTTCTGGCTGCATGGGCAAGGGTGAAAGGGATTGACGTCATCGGAACGGGTGACTTTACGCATCCTGAATGGGTCGCCGAAATAGAAGAGCAACTGGTGGAGGACGGTTCCGGGCTGCTTTCCCTGCGAGAACCGCAGGGGCTGGAGAACTCCATCGACTGGGTGGATGGTCCTTTTGCCGGACAGACCCGTTTCATGCTCCAGACCGAAATAAGTTCCATCTATAAAAAATACGGCAAAACCCGCAAAGTACACAACCTCGTCTACATGCCCGATCTGGAATCGGTTAAGAAATTCAACGCCAAGCTCGATACCATCGGTAACCTCAAATCTGACGGCAGGCCAATCCTCGGTCTGGACAGCAAAGATCTTCTTGAAATCGTCCTTGAAACTCACGACAAAGCCTTTCTTATTCCTGCCCATATCTGGACTCCGTGGTTCTCGCTTTTCGGTTCCAAATCCGGTTTTGATACCGTGGAAGAATGTTACGGCGACCTTGCTTCCGAGATTTTCGCCATGGAAACCGGGCTTTCTTCGGACCCGGAAATGAACTGGTTCATTTCTGCGTTGGATAAGTACCGTATGGTTTCCAACTCCGATGCCCATTCCGGTGAAAACTTGGGGCGCGAGGCAAATATTTTCAGCGGCAACATGTCTTATGAAGGTATCTACCGCGCTTTGCGCGGTGAAGGGCTGGGTCATAAGTTCATGGGTACAATTGAATTTTTTCCGGAAGAGGGCAAATACCACATGGACGGGCACCGCAAGTGCGGGATCATGCTTGATCCACATGAATCAAAGATGCGCGGCGGCATTTGTCCGGTCTGTGGCAAGCCTTTGACAATGGGTGTTTATTCAAGGGTTATGGAGCTTGCGGACCGAGAGGAAGCACAGCAGCCCAAAGGACAGCCCGGATTCGATTCTCTAGTGCCGCTCAAAGAAATTATTTCCGAGATCGTGGGCACCGGACCCAAAACCAAGAAGGTTCTCGGCGTTTACGCTCCGTTGATTAAGGAATTCGGTTCTGAATTTTTTATCCTGCAGCAGGTTCCTGTTGAGGATTTGCGCAGACACAATGTCCACCTTGCCGAGGGCATCCGCCGCATGCGTGAGGGACAGGTCATCCGTAACCCCGGTTTTGACGGACAGTACGGAACAATTTCCGTTTTTTCCGCGCAGGAGCGGGATGAAATTATCAACGGCGTGAAACTTGTTGTGGTTCGCAAACCCAAAGGTGATCTTGATACCCCTAAGCCTGAGGCTGAGGTGCGCAGAACATCCGATCCGGAACAGGAAAGCGGGGTGGTCCGCTTTAATGAGGCCCAGAAAAAAGCCGTTGAAGCCGGGCCGGATCCGGTGCTGGTTATTGCCGGACCGGGAACAGGTAAAACACAGACTCTCATGGGCCGTATCAAGCATCTGCTTGAAAGGGGAACCCGGGCACGGCGTATTCTTTCCCTGACCTTTACCCGTAAGGCTGCCGAGGAAATGAATGACCGCATGCGCAATATGCTCGGAGATGACGAAGTCCTGCCCCGTGCTGATACTCTGCATGCTTTGGCCCTCGAATACTGGGCTTCGGCCTTTGATCATGATCCTATTATACTGAATGAAGAGACCGCACGCCGTGTCTTTGGAAGAGCCAATCCTGAGCTTAGCGGTGCAAAGCTCAAGTCTGCATGGGATTCCATCAATCTTTCCCGCGAGACCCTGAAGCCTTTGAGTGAAAAGTCTGCTGAAATTTTAGCCAATTATACCCGTCAGAAAGATCAGTATAATCTTGTGGATTACACTGACTTACTGGAATTCTGGCTTTCGGAGTTGAAGTCCGACAAGTATGTGCGGACCTTCACCCATGTGCTTGTGGATGAGGTGCAGGATCTTTCTCCCCTGCAGCTGGCAATTGTCCAGCGTTTGGCCGGGGATGACGGTGAAGGGCTTTTTGCTATCGGCGACCCTGACCAGTCCATTTACGGTTTCCGCGGTGCTGCCGGGAATGTGGCGAACCGTTTTCGCGCTTTCTGGGAAAATTTGATTCTGATTACACTTGAGGATAACTACCGCTCTGCACAAGGGGTTCTGGATGCATCGGCTTCGGTACTGGATAATCCGCCGCAGCTTAAAGCCCATCGAAATTATGAGGCTGATATCCATCTTTTTTCCGCTCCAGACAGCGGACGCGAGGCTTCCTGGATCGGGGAGCGTATCAAGCTGCTCATAGGAGCCACCAGCCACAGTCTTGTGGATGCTGGCGAACAGGGCACTTTGAGCCCCGGAGATATCGCGATTCTTGTTCGTTTTAAAGGATTGATCGGTCCCATTGAGGCCATGCTTAAGCGGCAGGGAATTCCTTGCAGTGTGCCTGAAACTGAGAGTTTCTGGCATGATCCACGGGTGGAGGTGCTTCTTGCTGCTGCACGCCGTATGCTCGGTTTTGCTGAGGATGCAGATGATGAAGTGCCTGAGGTTCCGGAGAAAGTTATTGCCCGGGGACCTTTGGGACTTTCCGCATACCTGAGCGATATGCCTCCTTTTGACCAGCTTTTCTGGGAGAGCAAACCTTTCCGCGATATGGTTAAAGGCTATAAGGAGCATGGCGGGTGGTCCGGTCTGTTGAACTGGATACATATGCAGAATGATCTGGATCAGGTACGCAATAAAGCGGAGAAAGTGCGAATCATGTCCATGCATGCCGCAAAGGGGCTGGAGTTTGAAGCCGTATTTCTGGCTGGTCTTGATGACGGGATTGTGCCTTTTGCAGGGCCGGATATTCTGACCGGAAAGATTTCCGGAGAATCGCCGTTGGTGCAGGAAAATACCGAAGAGGAACGCAGGCTTCTTTATGTGGGGATGACCAGAGCCAAGAAAAATCTTTACATGTCCCATGCGGGCAAGAGACCTTTGTACGGACGGACTCTGATGTTGCCTGTGTCGCGTTTTTTGAAGAATCTTCCTGAATCAGTGAAGAAGTCTGCAATGGTTGCACGAAAGGTCCAGAAGGAGAAGAAGATCAGCCTGTTGGATATGTAG
- the cbiR gene encoding cobamide remodeling phosphodiesterase CbiR, with protein sequence MSIFLNNTDFRFQLSAPSWVISGTIFENCRFLEGKVDEIALLFFETESCLAYTKTDLPEELIDTGLAFHIHHPLDLPWEEGGGRVAEIVIALNEKAAHLNPTAHVVHPPSMGPEAAGLIREFAAVVSRGGVRPETILLENIKENSLLGLTRVIADCGMKICLDLGHILAYAQHDLLRDPDLDGQVAMLHLNAPGPKGRHLGLDHLNSDGFETLDVLFEKLNKGGTVTVEVFEEESFFNSLQLLSDYCTARKIK encoded by the coding sequence ATGTCCATTTTTTTGAATAATACTGATTTTCGTTTTCAATTATCTGCGCCCTCATGGGTAATTTCCGGTACCATTTTTGAGAACTGTCGTTTTCTGGAAGGCAAAGTGGACGAGATCGCATTGCTGTTTTTTGAAACAGAATCCTGCCTTGCTTACACAAAAACTGATCTGCCTGAGGAATTGATTGATACAGGGCTAGCTTTCCATATTCATCATCCTCTTGATCTGCCCTGGGAAGAAGGTGGAGGCAGAGTTGCTGAAATAGTAATAGCCCTCAATGAAAAAGCTGCGCATTTGAATCCTACGGCCCATGTTGTCCATCCTCCGTCTATGGGTCCTGAAGCAGCAGGTTTAATACGGGAATTTGCAGCCGTTGTTTCCCGTGGCGGGGTAAGGCCTGAAACGATCCTTTTAGAGAATATAAAAGAAAATTCTTTGCTTGGTCTTACCAGGGTTATTGCTGATTGCGGGATGAAAATATGCCTTGATCTAGGACACATACTGGCTTACGCACAACATGACCTTCTGCGTGACCCTGATCTTGATGGGCAGGTTGCCATGCTGCATCTTAATGCTCCGGGACCGAAAGGACGGCATCTGGGATTGGACCATCTTAATAGTGATGGGTTTGAAACTCTTGATGTTTTATTTGAAAAGTTAAACAAGGGCGGCACGGTCACTGTAGAGGTCTTTGAGGAGGAATCCTTTTTTAACTCTCTGCAATTATTGAGTGATTATTGTACTGCAAGAAAAATCAAGTAG
- a CDS encoding bifunctional adenosylcobinamide kinase/adenosylcobinamide-phosphate guanylyltransferase, with translation MITFVLGGNKSGKSDYALDLFAEYSGRKCFIATGKARDMAFRQQIMDHRLERDPSIPVLEAGADLRRVLLKAREGYDHLLVDSLDFWLFSCSEVADGEQQIGEVVRLLSEWKGPDVVLVSCEVGLGPLAMTREVRSFVRRLGSLNRTMAAIADEVYLVAAGLPLTLKK, from the coding sequence TTGATTACATTTGTGCTGGGGGGCAATAAGTCGGGAAAATCAGACTACGCCCTCGACCTGTTTGCAGAATATTCCGGCCGTAAATGTTTCATTGCTACCGGAAAAGCCCGTGATATGGCTTTTCGGCAGCAGATTATGGACCATAGGCTGGAGCGGGATCCGTCCATTCCGGTTCTTGAAGCCGGCGCGGACTTGCGTCGGGTTCTGCTTAAGGCTAGAGAAGGGTACGACCACCTGCTGGTGGACAGTTTGGATTTTTGGCTGTTTTCCTGTTCCGAAGTTGCGGACGGTGAGCAGCAAATCGGGGAGGTTGTCCGGCTTCTATCTGAATGGAAAGGGCCGGATGTTGTTTTAGTGTCATGTGAGGTGGGGCTCGGCCCGTTGGCAATGACACGTGAAGTCCGCAGTTTTGTTCGCAGGCTCGGATCACTCAACCGTACAATGGCCGCAATCGCAGATGAAGTTTATCTTGTGGCCGCAGGGTTACCCCTGACCCTGAAGAAGTAG
- a CDS encoding DHH family phosphoesterase gives MAYFKQLEDQLQDLLALCKKEERWLVVVNADPDSLASAMAFKRIIGRRVAEVGIAHINEVKRLDNLAMIHYLRIPAKRMIPTLVAQYDKFAILDSQPHHHPDFEDLRFSVIIDHHPLPETPYPHAEYVDIRPKYAANCTMMTEYLYNLNIRPAKLLATALLYGIKTDTQSFERPFIDDDVKAFRYLTKYADMDLIKRITRSEIHPDWLRYFSRAFYNLRRIGPGLFSHIGKVENPDTLVILADFLMRIHGVSWDVVSGIYEDTLVVIFRGDGMRKDMGKMAAKLFNEIGSAGGHKAAARAEIKLQALEGADPESFVLKKLTKGKKTVKRI, from the coding sequence ATGGCTTATTTTAAACAGCTTGAAGATCAGCTTCAGGATTTGCTCGCCCTTTGTAAGAAGGAAGAGCGTTGGCTGGTAGTGGTTAATGCCGACCCGGATTCACTGGCTTCGGCAATGGCGTTTAAACGCATAATCGGGCGCAGGGTCGCTGAAGTGGGTATTGCCCATATCAACGAGGTCAAGCGTCTTGATAACCTTGCCATGATTCATTACCTGCGCATTCCGGCCAAGAGGATGATTCCAACTCTTGTGGCCCAATACGACAAGTTTGCGATTCTTGATTCACAGCCGCACCACCATCCTGATTTCGAGGATTTGAGATTTTCCGTGATAATCGATCATCATCCCCTGCCGGAAACCCCATACCCCCATGCGGAGTATGTGGACATCCGGCCCAAGTATGCAGCCAACTGCACCATGATGACCGAATATCTCTACAACCTGAATATCCGCCCGGCCAAACTTCTGGCCACCGCACTTCTTTACGGCATCAAGACCGATACCCAGAGTTTTGAACGTCCCTTCATTGATGATGACGTCAAGGCTTTCAGGTATCTGACAAAATATGCGGATATGGACCTTATCAAGCGCATCACACGCAGTGAAATCCATCCTGACTGGCTGCGTTACTTCTCCCGCGCTTTTTACAATCTGCGTCGCATCGGCCCCGGCCTTTTTTCTCATATCGGCAAGGTGGAAAACCCGGATACACTGGTTATACTTGCTGATTTTCTCATGCGTATTCACGGCGTTTCGTGGGACGTTGTTTCCGGTATTTACGAGGATACCCTTGTGGTTATTTTCCGTGGTGACGGCATGCGCAAGGATATGGGCAAAATGGCAGCCAAGCTTTTTAATGAAATAGGTTCTGCCGGTGGTCATAAAGCTGCTGCGCGTGCTGAAATCAAGCTGCAAGCGCTGGAAGGTGCCGACCCGGAATCCTTTGTGCTCAAGAAATTGACCAAGGGAAAAAAGACCGTAAAGCGTATCTAA
- the polA gene encoding DNA polymerase I, translated as MALRDKLNFDDEPLYLIDGSAFFYRGFHAYPDLKRSDGVPTNAMFFVLRTLLKVIKEEKPKYLVFILDGKGKNFRHELYDQYKAQRPPMPDDLRSQIEPLKEALSVIGVPLIVSEGEEADDCIASLAARYKSERPVVILGADKDLKQCLDENVFMWDPAGKKEKITSLADFREETKLEPEQWADFQALVGDSADNIPGVPGVGKVTATKIMAEYPTLEDIRDNYDKLKPAIQKKMKDELENIFVYRELTRMRLGSCTDCDLKKCELRSVDGDRAAEFMTTYEFRSLVRDVKALFSAVSGSAVPAGNSKKSTSGQASLFGEEASAHVAKSNKSAAGGGQFSLFGEATPAPAAPENRLELKKVSSAAELPDFTGKDVGLVREGNMFFIGLDGDEWMCKVTAAELAAGLQSAKTIVVADVKSFLRADDAWGQIQLSSWFDLSLAAYLLNPEERNYAWDRLRAMLFAGEELPDAVDEVHPDAQGLAALALMHVLGPRIKSAGLDELTANLEIPLIPVLADMEKAGITIDLDAFADFLSEVNERINELTRIIHERAGEPFNIRSSQQMATVLFDTLGLKPSGKTPKGALSTANSVLEKLSGQHEIITDILEYRKMEKLRSTYLEPLPKLVNANGRIHTNFNQLATATGRLSSSGPNLQNIPIRGDQGKRMRACFTAGEGLRLAAADYSQVELRVLAHFSGDPALVSAFEHDEDIHSRTAALLFDRDPADVTSDERRNAKTINFGLIYGMGPQKLSRELGIKINEAKEFIVKYFEKLDVLKGFYDSVVEQGREKGYVTTLSGRRRLLPELHSTNQQILSQARRQAINTVIQGSAADIIKMAMIKVADNSQIKDLGGRLILQIHDELLVEGPEENIEEIGKLLQKDMQTVATLAVPLKVDLGLGRNWAQAH; from the coding sequence ATGGCACTCAGAGATAAATTGAATTTTGATGACGAACCCCTGTACTTGATTGACGGTTCAGCTTTTTTTTACCGCGGCTTCCACGCCTACCCGGACCTTAAGCGTTCCGACGGTGTGCCGACCAATGCCATGTTTTTTGTGTTGCGGACATTGCTCAAGGTTATCAAAGAGGAGAAACCGAAATATCTGGTTTTCATCCTTGACGGTAAGGGTAAGAACTTCCGTCACGAACTTTATGACCAGTACAAGGCCCAGCGTCCGCCAATGCCTGATGACCTGCGTTCCCAGATTGAGCCGCTCAAAGAAGCGCTCAGTGTTATCGGTGTGCCGCTTATTGTTTCCGAAGGTGAAGAGGCTGACGACTGCATTGCTTCTCTCGCTGCCCGCTATAAGTCTGAACGTCCGGTGGTTATCCTCGGAGCGGACAAGGACCTCAAGCAGTGCCTTGATGAAAATGTCTTCATGTGGGACCCCGCAGGAAAGAAGGAAAAGATCACTTCTCTCGCTGATTTTCGTGAAGAAACCAAGCTTGAGCCTGAACAATGGGCTGATTTTCAGGCCCTTGTGGGCGACTCGGCTGATAACATTCCCGGTGTGCCGGGAGTGGGTAAGGTGACTGCCACCAAGATAATGGCCGAATATCCGACTCTGGAAGATATCCGTGACAACTACGATAAGCTCAAGCCTGCCATACAGAAGAAGATGAAGGATGAGCTGGAAAATATTTTTGTCTATCGTGAGCTTACCCGCATGCGGTTGGGTAGCTGCACCGATTGCGACCTCAAGAAGTGCGAGCTTCGTTCTGTGGATGGAGATCGTGCTGCGGAATTCATGACTACTTACGAATTCCGTTCACTTGTGCGCGATGTAAAAGCTTTGTTTTCCGCTGTTTCAGGGTCTGCAGTTCCTGCTGGAAATTCCAAGAAATCAACTTCCGGTCAGGCCTCTCTGTTTGGCGAAGAAGCTTCGGCTCATGTTGCCAAGTCCAATAAATCTGCCGCCGGGGGCGGACAGTTTTCCCTGTTCGGCGAAGCTACTCCGGCTCCTGCTGCTCCTGAAAACCGTCTTGAATTGAAGAAAGTTTCCTCTGCTGCTGAACTTCCTGATTTCACAGGTAAGGACGTCGGTTTGGTGCGTGAGGGCAATATGTTTTTCATCGGGCTGGACGGTGATGAATGGATGTGCAAGGTCACTGCTGCAGAACTTGCCGCCGGACTGCAATCAGCAAAGACAATTGTTGTGGCTGATGTAAAATCTTTCCTGCGTGCAGATGATGCATGGGGGCAGATTCAGCTGTCCAGCTGGTTCGACTTAAGTCTCGCTGCCTACCTGCTCAATCCTGAAGAACGCAATTATGCCTGGGACCGTTTGCGGGCCATGCTATTTGCCGGAGAAGAGCTTCCCGATGCTGTAGATGAAGTTCATCCCGATGCTCAGGGGCTGGCTGCGCTGGCTCTTATGCATGTGCTTGGGCCCCGTATCAAATCCGCAGGTCTTGATGAGCTGACAGCAAATCTTGAAATCCCGCTTATCCCTGTTCTTGCTGATATGGAGAAAGCCGGAATCACCATCGATCTGGATGCGTTTGCTGATTTTTTGTCCGAGGTGAATGAACGTATTAATGAACTTACCCGGATCATTCACGAGCGGGCCGGTGAGCCGTTTAATATCCGTTCCAGTCAGCAGATGGCGACTGTTCTTTTTGATACCCTCGGTCTCAAACCGAGCGGCAAGACTCCTAAAGGAGCGCTTTCCACTGCCAATTCCGTATTGGAAAAGCTTAGCGGGCAGCATGAAATTATCACCGATATTCTTGAATACCGGAAGATGGAGAAGCTGCGTTCCACCTATCTCGAACCTTTGCCCAAGCTGGTCAATGCCAACGGGCGTATTCATACCAATTTCAATCAGCTGGCAACTGCCACCGGACGTCTTTCCAGTTCCGGCCCCAACCTGCAGAACATTCCTATTCGCGGTGATCAGGGCAAGCGTATGCGGGCCTGTTTTACTGCCGGGGAGGGCTTGCGTTTAGCCGCTGCCGACTATTCTCAGGTTGAGCTGCGCGTACTGGCTCATTTTTCCGGTGACCCGGCCCTTGTTTCAGCTTTCGAGCATGATGAGGATATTCACTCCCGTACAGCTGCGCTCCTTTTTGACCGTGATCCGGCGGATGTTACTTCCGATGAGCGTCGCAATGCCAAGACCATTAACTTCGGCCTGATTTACGGCATGGGACCGCAGAAGCTTTCCCGTGAGCTGGGTATTAAGATCAACGAGGCTAAGGAATTTATCGTCAAGTATTTTGAAAAGCTGGATGTACTTAAAGGCTTTTACGATTCCGTAGTGGAACAGGGCCGCGAGAAAGGTTATGTAACCACTCTTTCCGGGCGTCGTCGCTTGTTGCCTGAACTTCATTCCACAAATCAGCAGATTCTTTCACAGGCCCGCAGGCAGGCTATCAACACTGTTATTCAGGGCAGCGCCGCTGATATTATCAAGATGGCCATGATCAAGGTGGCTGATAATAGTCAAATAAAGGATCTCGGCGGCAGGTTGATCCTGCAGATTCATGACGAACTTTTAGTTGAAGGCCCTGAGGAGAATATCGAGGAAATCGGTAAGCTCCTGCAAAAGGATATGCAGACTGTGGCTACGCTTGCTGTGCCGCTCAAAGTTGATCTGGGCTTGGGACGCAACTGGGCGCAAGCGCATTAA
- a CDS encoding DUF1844 domain-containing protein, producing MSDAKKCGCGSEYAKDMPIPEVNFSTFVMSMSSSALVHLGEVPDPSTGKVEFSPVLAKQSIDVLAVLEDKIKNGMTADEERLLCEMLYNLRMKYVQKTKK from the coding sequence ATGTCTGATGCTAAAAAGTGCGGTTGCGGCAGCGAATACGCCAAGGATATGCCTATCCCCGAGGTTAATTTCTCAACATTTGTCATGTCCATGAGTTCTTCCGCTTTGGTTCATCTGGGCGAAGTTCCTGATCCTTCAACCGGTAAGGTTGAGTTTTCTCCGGTGCTTGCCAAACAGTCCATTGATGTTCTTGCTGTGCTTGAAGATAAAATCAAGAACGGCATGACCGCCGATGAAGAACGACTCCTTTGTGAGATGCTTTACAATCTGCGCATGAAATATGTGCAGAAGACCAAGAAATAG